A single region of the Elizabethkingia sp. JS20170427COW genome encodes:
- a CDS encoding anaerobic C4-dicarboxylate transporter family protein → MLFLQFAILIGVILIGSQMKGIGLGVMGMLGLAVFVFVFGMKPGDTPIDVMFVIMAIVTTAATLQACGGLDYLVLLAEKIIRSNPSKIIFIGPFTLYFFCLFAGTAHLLYSLLLIIAEVSAKKKNPTRART, encoded by the coding sequence ATGCTTTTTCTTCAATTTGCTATTTTAATAGGGGTGATTCTGATAGGTTCCCAAATGAAGGGGATAGGCTTAGGGGTGATGGGAATGTTAGGTTTAGCCGTCTTTGTCTTTGTTTTTGGGATGAAACCTGGCGATACTCCAATTGATGTGATGTTTGTAATTATGGCTATTGTAACCACAGCCGCTACATTACAAGCCTGTGGAGGATTAGATTATTTGGTTTTGTTAGCAGAAAAAATCATCAGAAGTAATCCTTCTAAAATTATTTTTATAGGGCCTTTTACCTTATATTTTTTCTGCCTTTTTGCAGGAACCGCCCATTTACTATATTCTTTATTGCTTATTATTGCTGAAGTATCCGCAAAAAAAAAGAATCCGACCAGAGCGCGCACTTAG
- a CDS encoding type II asparaginase, translating into MKRMFVLTLALGLSFQSQAQIATATPTKAEMTKIQTKTQPRVIILATGGTIAGAGESATKAAYKAGQVPIDALLNAVPEMHQLAKIEGEQVANIGSQDMNIETWLKLSKRINQIFDNNEADAVVVTHGTDTLEETAYFLSLTIRSNKPVVLVGAMRPSTAMSQDGNRNLLDAVMVASAPQSKNIGTVVVMNELVFAARDVTKTNTTSTATFQSRNFGPLGLIYDGKVNYYYQSTHQPTKKFNVDKLDKLPQVDIVYGYADASPKAIECMIADGAKGLVYAGLGNGNFNAPVGAALEKAAKSGIAVVRSARAGSGRVTLNNEVNDAAMGFAVADDLNPQKARVLLMLSLTGTNDIKVIQDIFFKY; encoded by the coding sequence ATGAAAAGAATGTTTGTCCTAACCTTAGCTTTGGGTCTCAGTTTCCAATCTCAAGCACAAATCGCTACAGCTACTCCCACAAAAGCTGAAATGACAAAAATACAAACCAAAACTCAACCTAGAGTAATAATCTTAGCAACTGGGGGAACCATTGCTGGTGCTGGTGAATCTGCTACAAAAGCAGCATATAAAGCAGGACAAGTCCCAATTGATGCATTGCTAAATGCAGTTCCTGAAATGCACCAATTGGCAAAAATAGAAGGAGAACAAGTTGCTAATATCGGTAGCCAAGATATGAATATTGAAACTTGGCTGAAATTAAGCAAAAGAATTAATCAAATTTTTGATAATAACGAAGCCGATGCAGTAGTCGTAACCCACGGAACGGATACTTTAGAAGAGACTGCTTACTTCCTTAGTCTTACAATACGTTCTAATAAACCTGTGGTGTTGGTAGGTGCTATGCGCCCTTCTACAGCAATGAGCCAAGATGGAAATAGAAATTTACTAGATGCTGTTATGGTAGCATCAGCTCCCCAAAGTAAAAATATAGGAACCGTTGTGGTGATGAATGAATTGGTTTTCGCTGCAAGAGATGTTACCAAAACCAATACTACAAGTACTGCTACTTTCCAGTCTAGAAATTTTGGACCTCTAGGGTTAATTTATGACGGCAAAGTCAATTATTACTATCAATCTACTCACCAACCAACCAAAAAATTCAATGTAGATAAATTGGATAAACTTCCGCAAGTGGACATTGTCTATGGTTATGCAGATGCTAGCCCTAAAGCGATTGAGTGTATGATTGCCGATGGTGCAAAAGGTCTTGTGTACGCAGGTTTGGGTAATGGTAACTTCAATGCACCTGTAGGCGCGGCATTGGAGAAAGCAGCAAAAAGCGGAATTGCTGTGGTTCGTTCCGCAAGAGCTGGATCGGGTAGAGTTACTTTGAATAATGAAGTAAACGATGCAGCAATGGGATTTGCAGTAGCAGACGACCTTAACCCTCAAAAAGCTAGAGTATTATTGATGCTTTCTTTAACAGGAACCAATGATATAAAAGTTATTCAAGATATATTCTTTAAATACTAG